In uncultured Methanobacterium sp., a genomic segment contains:
- the guaB gene encoding IMP dehydrogenase — MFSDKLKKAPEGYTFDDFLLVPGISNVEPKDVETKSKVSRNFSLNIPVVGSAMDTVTEANMAIALAQEGGLGVIHRNMSIKEQLAEVEKVKRSEELTIRDVITTSPDTSIHEASIMMDMEDVSGLPVVDNGQVIGIISRRDIKPIINSDAEKKVREFMTEEVVTITESATPEEALDIAYDNKVERLPIVRNNRIVGIVTIRDILERKKHPNAARDSNGHFLVAAATGPFDLERAIALDKAGADIIAMDVAHAHKPDIIKSAKKMKENIQADLLVGNIATGEAAEAIISGADVDGLKVGIGPGSICTTRIIAGVGVPQLTAISSVADVAHEHGVPVIGDGGLRYSGDVAKAIAVGADAVMVGSLLAGTTESPGEVVIMNGRKFKQYRGMGSLGAMTGGSGAGTDRYFQEVKGPMKHAKLVPEGVEGVVPFKGPVNEVIFQLMGGLKASMGYSGAANIEQMWEKAKFVRITSSGMTESHPHDLLITNESPNYPTTRLM; from the coding sequence ATGTTTTCAGATAAATTAAAGAAAGCCCCGGAAGGATACACATTTGATGACTTTTTACTGGTTCCAGGCATATCCAATGTTGAACCCAAAGATGTAGAAACTAAAAGCAAAGTATCGCGAAATTTCAGTCTCAACATCCCAGTTGTAGGTTCAGCCATGGACACAGTTACCGAAGCTAATATGGCAATAGCACTGGCCCAGGAAGGTGGTTTAGGAGTAATCCACCGTAACATGAGCATTAAAGAACAGTTGGCAGAGGTTGAAAAAGTCAAACGTTCCGAGGAATTAACCATAAGAGATGTTATAACCACTTCTCCAGATACTTCCATCCATGAAGCCAGTATAATGATGGACATGGAAGATGTTAGTGGTCTTCCAGTTGTGGATAATGGACAGGTAATCGGTATTATCAGTAGACGTGATATTAAGCCCATTATAAACTCTGATGCCGAGAAAAAAGTCCGGGAGTTCATGACTGAGGAAGTGGTGACAATCACCGAATCCGCCACTCCAGAAGAAGCCCTGGACATCGCCTATGATAACAAGGTAGAACGATTACCCATAGTCCGCAACAACCGCATAGTGGGGATCGTTACTATCCGAGACATATTGGAACGCAAAAAACATCCCAATGCCGCCAGAGACTCAAATGGACATTTCCTGGTTGCTGCTGCCACTGGACCCTTCGATCTGGAAAGAGCCATTGCCCTGGATAAAGCAGGGGCAGATATCATTGCCATGGATGTAGCCCACGCACACAAACCGGATATTATAAAGTCCGCCAAGAAAATGAAAGAAAACATCCAGGCAGACCTTTTGGTGGGTAACATTGCAACTGGAGAAGCAGCCGAAGCAATCATATCTGGTGCTGATGTTGATGGTTTAAAGGTGGGTATAGGTCCTGGTTCAATCTGTACTACCCGTATCATAGCTGGTGTGGGAGTTCCACAGTTAACTGCCATATCCTCTGTAGCAGATGTTGCCCATGAACATGGAGTTCCAGTTATTGGCGACGGGGGATTAAGATACTCAGGAGACGTTGCCAAAGCCATAGCTGTGGGAGCAGACGCAGTGATGGTGGGAAGCCTCCTTGCAGGAACCACCGAATCACCAGGAGAGGTGGTTATAATGAATGGTCGAAAGTTCAAACAGTACCGTGGAATGGGATCACTGGGTGCCATGACTGGGGGTTCAGGAGCAGGAACTGACCGTTACTTCCAGGAAGTTAAAGGACCAATGAAACACGCAAAACTGGTACCGGAAGGTGTTGAAGGAGTTGTACCATTCAAAGGACCAGTGAATGAAGTGATATTCCAGCTTATGGGTGGCCTTAAAGCTTCTATGGGATACTCTGGTGCAGCGAATATAGAACAAATGTGGGAGAAAGCCAAATTCGTCAGGATCACATCCAGTGGTATGACTGAAAGTCACCCACACGACCTGTTAATTACCAATGAAAGCCCCAACTACCCCACAACCCGACTCATGTAG
- the cbiT gene encoding precorrin-6Y C5,15-methyltransferase (decarboxylating) subunit CbiT: MIPDDEFIQTKNVPGPTKEEVRCLVMCKARISSQDTVVDVGCGSGGLTLESAQRALNVIALDKNPEAIDLTRENLEKHGLTSNVQLLEGDALQVLEGINSLDVLLVGGSSGDLPLIIKQGYEKLKVNGRIVITSILLETRVEAINALKTIGLVPDVVEVTIAKGRITERGTMMRGRNPITIISAVKI, translated from the coding sequence ATGATCCCGGATGATGAGTTCATCCAGACCAAGAACGTTCCAGGCCCTACCAAGGAAGAGGTAAGGTGCCTGGTCATGTGCAAAGCCAGGATATCCTCACAGGACACCGTGGTTGATGTGGGATGTGGTAGTGGGGGATTAACACTGGAATCTGCCCAAAGGGCATTAAACGTCATTGCACTTGATAAAAATCCGGAAGCCATAGATTTAACCAGGGAAAACCTTGAAAAGCATGGTTTAACCTCTAATGTTCAGCTCTTGGAGGGAGATGCCCTCCAAGTACTTGAAGGTATTAACTCCTTAGATGTACTTCTCGTTGGGGGTAGCAGTGGTGATCTTCCCCTTATAATAAAACAGGGATATGAAAAGCTTAAAGTAAATGGTAGAATTGTGATAACATCCATTCTCCTTGAAACAAGAGTGGAAGCGATTAATGCCCTTAAAACTATTGGATTGGTCCCGGATGTGGTTGAAGTAACCATTGCCAAGGGGAGAATCACTGAAAGAGGAACAATGATGAGGGGAAGAAACCCCATTACCATTATCTCAGCGGTGAAGATCTAA
- a CDS encoding (Fe-S)-binding protein encodes MIYFQGCTARDKLKNISRNTQMILDIAGVDYKILQEENCCGSILLRTGFQEDAHELMINTLKKLKGEKIVVSCAGCYRTLKKDYSEVFGEELDVIHISQLLEELIIEGKIRTKKESLKVTYHDPCHLGRHCGEYEAPRHVIGEKAELVEMDKTGEHASCCGAGGGVKSAYPELSSEISNKRIDEALKTGADVMVTCCPFCVLNLESDEIKVMDLTEFMLLGDGLFSEEKGTLETKEEGTLNSKEKGTLNSKENCTLESGTPVSEEKFVSDKHQGVSNE; translated from the coding sequence ATGATATACTTCCAGGGCTGCACTGCCCGTGATAAACTTAAAAATATCTCCAGAAATACCCAGATGATCCTGGATATTGCAGGGGTGGATTATAAAATCCTCCAAGAGGAAAATTGCTGTGGTTCAATTCTCTTGCGTACTGGATTCCAGGAAGATGCCCATGAATTAATGATAAATACTTTAAAAAAACTTAAGGGTGAAAAAATTGTGGTTAGCTGTGCTGGATGCTACCGTACACTGAAAAAGGATTACTCGGAAGTTTTTGGGGAAGAATTGGACGTTATCCATATCAGTCAACTTCTTGAAGAGTTGATTATAGAAGGGAAAATCAGGACAAAAAAGGAGAGTTTGAAGGTTACCTATCATGATCCCTGTCACCTGGGGCGGCACTGTGGAGAATATGAGGCACCACGCCATGTAATAGGTGAAAAAGCAGAATTGGTGGAGATGGATAAAACTGGTGAACATGCCAGTTGCTGTGGTGCCGGTGGTGGAGTCAAGTCAGCTTATCCAGAATTATCATCAGAAATTTCAAATAAGAGAATTGATGAAGCCCTTAAAACCGGGGCGGACGTGATGGTGACTTGCTGTCCATTCTGTGTTTTGAACTTGGAATCAGATGAAATAAAGGTTATGGATCTCACCGAGTTCATGTTATTGGGTGATGGACTATTTTCAGAGGAAAAGGGTACACTAGAAACTAAAGAAGAGGGTACACTAAACTCTAAAGAAAAGGGTACACTAAACTCTAAAGAAAATTGTACACTGGAAAGTGGTACGCCAGTTTCAGAGGAAAAATTTGTATCGGATAAACACCAGGGGGTTTCCAATGAATAA
- a CDS encoding LUD domain-containing protein — protein MNKSQLTIMNRSFTKLNQRREVLLQDETTINLKERVKKIRTNSIKQLSLLLEKAEKNLIDNGIEVIYAQNAEEAKISIYQLVKNEDIIAKSKSNTAGEIKLTEYLENNDIEVLETDLGDRIVQFDKSRPTHPIGPACHLDMENISKIISCEFGRKIEAEPTAILDAVKTDILEKITHCNVGITGANSVAAEDGSLVMVHNEGNISLLTMMDLHIILVGIDKLVPTVEDAISVVKLETIYATGKKVPAYMNVISSPSKTADIEQIILKDMYGAKRVVVVFLDNGRTQALEEKEECLWCIGCGACIVNCPVYTTLGPEFGYLRHLGGKGIVLSHFIDGKVSYDSGLYKCTLCGHCTVECPVEIPINDMLEDLRKESVKEGKYPEEHGNIRNNLKKSGTPFK, from the coding sequence ATGAATAAATCCCAACTCACCATTATGAACCGTTCCTTCACTAAATTAAACCAAAGACGGGAAGTCCTCCTTCAAGATGAAACTACTATCAATTTAAAAGAAAGGGTTAAAAAGATCAGAACAAATTCCATCAAACAGCTATCTTTGCTACTTGAAAAAGCAGAAAAAAACCTGATAGACAATGGGATTGAAGTTATTTATGCTCAAAATGCTGAAGAAGCAAAGATAAGTATTTACCAACTTGTTAAAAATGAAGATATTATAGCCAAATCAAAATCCAACACCGCCGGTGAAATAAAACTCACTGAATATCTTGAAAATAACGATATTGAAGTTTTAGAAACTGATCTGGGAGATAGAATAGTACAGTTTGATAAAAGCCGCCCCACTCACCCTATTGGGCCGGCATGTCACCTGGATATGGAAAATATTTCCAAAATCATATCCTGCGAATTTGGAAGGAAAATTGAAGCCGAACCTACTGCTATCCTTGATGCTGTGAAAACCGATATTCTGGAAAAAATTACCCACTGTAATGTTGGAATCACTGGTGCTAACTCAGTAGCTGCTGAGGATGGGTCACTGGTAATGGTTCATAATGAAGGTAATATAAGCCTGCTCACCATGATGGACCTTCACATTATCCTGGTGGGTATTGATAAACTGGTTCCCACAGTGGAGGATGCAATTTCAGTGGTGAAACTGGAAACCATCTACGCCACCGGGAAAAAAGTCCCGGCTTACATGAACGTTATATCCTCCCCCTCTAAAACTGCAGACATTGAACAGATCATTTTAAAAGACATGTACGGAGCTAAAAGGGTAGTTGTGGTGTTTTTGGATAATGGCCGTACCCAGGCTCTTGAAGAAAAGGAAGAATGCCTGTGGTGTATTGGATGTGGAGCATGCATTGTTAACTGCCCAGTATACACTACCCTAGGTCCAGAATTCGGTTATTTGCGCCACTTAGGAGGTAAAGGAATAGTTTTAAGCCATTTTATCGATGGTAAAGTTTCTTATGATTCAGGCCTTTACAAATGCACATTATGTGGACATTGCACAGTGGAATGTCCGGTTGAAATACCAATCAATGATATGTTAGAGGATTTAAGGAAAGAATCTGTTAAAGAAGGTAAATACCCTGAAGAACATGGTAATATTCGAAATAATCTTAAAAAATCAGGAACGCCATTTAAATAA
- a CDS encoding glycosyltransferase, translating into MSMIDVIIGVRNEEKHLERCLTSLQNQTITDIQIFVIDGQSEDRTREIVTEKMKDDPRIKLFDNPHIIISSARNIGIKASKAEYIAYLDGHCYVNNDWLEKLLETYQAYEKKCKVGGVGSTYASPEDDTSYGKIVASVVRTPLGGMGTAYSTDKKIEIVDSIAFAIYKRSMLEKDEIFYDESMTQCEDADFNYRLMQNGYVLLKHPQALVYQYRRPDTSQFFRQMVKYGEGRCNFAHKYRETLNIFHLIPLLFVIYLLIVILSFLIFLIYSGNLELFIIILIPLLIYLFIDIVYTLIIISKSRSLKGIYAAIMYPSIHIGYGIGFLKVLFEK; encoded by the coding sequence ATGAGTATGATTGATGTAATTATTGGGGTACGAAATGAGGAAAAACACCTGGAAAGGTGTCTTACTAGTTTACAGAATCAAACTATCACTGATATTCAAATTTTCGTTATTGACGGTCAATCTGAAGACCGGACACGTGAAATTGTCACGGAAAAAATGAAGGATGATCCCCGTATAAAACTCTTTGACAATCCCCATATAATAATTAGCTCGGCACGGAACATTGGAATTAAAGCATCAAAAGCAGAATACATAGCCTACCTTGATGGGCACTGTTACGTAAATAACGACTGGTTGGAAAAATTACTGGAAACCTACCAGGCCTATGAAAAAAAGTGTAAAGTGGGTGGTGTTGGTTCAACCTATGCCAGTCCAGAGGATGACACCAGTTACGGGAAAATAGTAGCTTCTGTTGTACGTACACCCCTCGGAGGTATGGGAACTGCATACAGCACTGATAAGAAGATAGAAATCGTGGACTCCATTGCATTTGCTATTTACAAACGTTCAATGCTCGAAAAAGACGAAATATTCTATGATGAATCCATGACTCAGTGTGAGGATGCAGATTTCAATTATCGATTGATGCAAAATGGTTATGTGCTATTAAAACACCCTCAAGCATTAGTTTACCAGTATCGGCGACCCGATACTTCACAATTTTTCAGGCAAATGGTAAAGTACGGGGAGGGCCGATGTAATTTTGCACATAAGTACAGGGAAACTTTAAATATTTTCCATTTAATACCACTCTTGTTTGTTATTTACCTTTTGATTGTCATTTTAAGCTTCTTAATATTCCTGATTTACTCAGGTAACCTTGAATTATTTATAATAATCTTAATACCCCTTTTGATTTATTTGTTTATAGATATAGTATACACATTAATTATCATATCAAAGTCCAGAAGTCTAAAAGGTATTTATGCCGCTATCATGTACCCCTCAATTCATATTGGCTATGGAATTGGTTTTTTAAAAGTTTTATTTGAGAAATGA
- a CDS encoding molybdenum cofactor guanylyltransferase, whose amino-acid sequence MKSCIILCGGRSRRMGQDKGLMNLNGTPMIIHTLGIVMDIVDEIVLVLRDEKQLGLYEKCVNSFETEKNEHNTEIKMVTDIETDQGPLFGLYTGLLNIKSGGALLLPCDSPFISPYFVNKMFELTAESEVQAMVPVWTDGLTEPLHSYYLKECIPVIRDRLEKGFRNVKSLLENLNVAYVDVKTLDPDKKSFINLNRPDDVLASLRK is encoded by the coding sequence ATGAAGTCCTGCATAATCCTTTGTGGTGGTCGGAGCCGACGTATGGGACAGGATAAGGGGTTAATGAATTTAAATGGGACCCCTATGATTATCCATACTTTAGGTATTGTTATGGATATTGTTGATGAGATCGTACTGGTTTTAAGAGATGAAAAACAACTTGGTTTATATGAAAAATGTGTTAATAGCTTTGAAACTGAAAAAAATGAGCATAACACTGAAATTAAAATGGTCACCGATATTGAAACTGATCAGGGGCCGCTTTTTGGATTATATACTGGTTTATTAAATATAAAATCAGGGGGAGCCCTGCTATTACCCTGTGATTCTCCTTTTATCTCACCTTATTTTGTAAATAAAATGTTTGAATTAACTGCAGAAAGTGAAGTTCAAGCTATGGTTCCAGTGTGGACGGATGGATTAACAGAACCTTTACATTCCTATTACCTTAAAGAATGCATTCCTGTAATTCGAGATCGGCTGGAAAAAGGTTTTAGAAATGTTAAATCATTATTGGAAAACCTCAATGTAGCCTATGTTGATGTTAAAACTTTAGACCCAGATAAAAAGAGTTTTATTAATTTAAATCGTCCAGATGATGTACTGGCATCTTTGAGAAAATAG
- a CDS encoding pseudomurein-binding repeat-containing protein, translating to MESLTLEQYRKMVDKVLEFKRLNGDLPAYAVVEGCRIDKREYIDMIERVNKFFLEMGRNPGSVDITPLEDVPAVEILI from the coding sequence ATGGAGAGTTTAACTCTCGAGCAGTACAGAAAAATGGTGGATAAGGTATTAGAGTTTAAAAGGTTAAATGGAGACCTGCCTGCCTATGCGGTTGTTGAAGGCTGCCGCATTGATAAAAGAGAATATATAGACATGATTGAAAGGGTAAACAAGTTCTTCCTTGAAATGGGAAGAAACCCTGGAAGTGTGGACATCACACCTCTGGAAGATGTTCCTGCAGTGGAAATTTTAATATAA
- a CDS encoding (5-formylfuran-3-yl)methyl phosphate synthase — protein sequence MLLLISPINTQEAREAINGGADIIDVKNPKEGSLGANFPWVIKNIREITPKDMQVSATLGDVPYKPGTVALAAAGAVVSGADYIKVGLYGTRNYSEALEVMENVVKAVHEYNEDAVVVASGYADAHRVGAVDPMEIPRVAADSGADLAMVDTAVKDGKTLFDFMNEESISQFTTEIHEYGLKSALAGSVTQEQLPLLAELGCDVAGIRGAACVGGDRNTGHIHHEAVANLKHLVKSL from the coding sequence TTGCTTCTCTTGATCAGTCCCATAAACACACAAGAAGCACGAGAAGCCATAAATGGCGGTGCAGACATAATTGATGTTAAAAATCCTAAAGAAGGTTCATTAGGTGCTAATTTCCCCTGGGTCATTAAAAACATCCGGGAAATAACCCCCAAGGACATGCAAGTCAGTGCAACTCTTGGTGATGTCCCTTATAAACCAGGAACTGTAGCCCTGGCAGCTGCCGGTGCAGTTGTCTCAGGTGCAGATTACATCAAAGTAGGATTATACGGAACCAGAAACTACTCCGAAGCTCTGGAAGTAATGGAAAACGTGGTCAAAGCTGTCCACGAATATAATGAAGATGCAGTGGTAGTGGCATCAGGATATGCCGATGCACATCGAGTTGGTGCAGTTGATCCCATGGAGATCCCAAGGGTAGCAGCCGACAGTGGAGCAGACCTGGCCATGGTAGACACTGCAGTTAAAGATGGTAAGACCCTCTTCGATTTCATGAATGAGGAAAGCATATCCCAGTTCACCACTGAAATACATGAATACGGCCTTAAATCCGCACTGGCAGGATCTGTCACCCAGGAACAACTACCTCTACTTGCAGAGCTTGGCTGCGATGTGGCTGGAATACGTGGCGCAGCATGTGTAGGCGGTGACCGAAACACCGGGCACATTCACCATGAAGCTGTAGCTAATTTGAAACATCTGGTGAAAAGTTTATAA
- a CDS encoding glycosyltransferase has protein sequence MKILILVESLKVGGGSERFAAILGTELYNQGYDVSYLTLMDENPKFKFSGDYHTLNEGYIYGNPLKRGIDLFRYAPRIKKICEDLEIETIIAVSEVSNFHAVLSRWLFGNKVRLILSQHMNPEIFLNSPSKFRLIKFFYPRADKVVCVSKEVERILNDTYGISNTLTIYNMMDVEKNIQSSLEELPEDHKELFKGKTHEFKGKINGKIEEETINFINVGRLTRQKGHWFLIRSFRQVVDEYPNARLFILGEGNLREKLEDLIKELDLNENVFLLGDQENVFPFLTNSDCFVFSSLWEGLPLSLIEALTVNLPVISVDCKTGPREVLCPEFDFNKTVNYPYFGEHAILTKPFPNELSFKNLEESPLNESEKMLSEMMIKIIKDPDFKEKYSNTRELANNFSYKKIVKEWEEILH, from the coding sequence ATGAAAATTCTAATTTTAGTAGAATCACTTAAAGTGGGCGGAGGATCTGAACGCTTCGCAGCAATACTGGGCACAGAACTATATAATCAGGGTTATGATGTGTCATATTTAACTTTAATGGATGAAAACCCTAAATTCAAGTTTTCAGGTGATTACCACACGCTTAATGAGGGTTATATTTATGGAAATCCCCTAAAAAGAGGGATTGATCTTTTCAGGTATGCACCCCGGATTAAAAAAATCTGTGAAGATCTGGAAATAGAAACCATAATTGCAGTGTCTGAAGTTAGTAACTTCCATGCAGTTTTAAGCCGCTGGCTTTTTGGAAATAAGGTTCGCCTTATCTTGTCTCAGCATATGAATCCTGAGATATTTCTGAACAGTCCTTCCAAATTCAGGTTAATCAAGTTCTTCTATCCACGGGCTGATAAGGTTGTGTGTGTTTCAAAAGAAGTTGAACGAATCCTTAATGATACTTATGGAATTTCAAATACATTAACCATCTACAATATGATGGATGTGGAAAAGAACATTCAATCATCTCTTGAAGAACTTCCTGAAGACCATAAAGAATTATTTAAAGGAAAAACCCATGAATTTAAAGGAAAGATAAATGGAAAGATTGAAGAAGAAACTATTAACTTTATTAATGTAGGTAGATTAACACGACAGAAGGGGCACTGGTTTTTGATTCGGAGCTTTCGGCAGGTGGTGGATGAATACCCAAATGCCAGGTTATTTATTTTAGGTGAAGGTAATTTAAGGGAGAAATTGGAAGATTTAATAAAGGAACTTGATTTAAATGAGAATGTGTTTCTTTTAGGAGATCAGGAGAATGTTTTCCCATTCCTGACTAATAGTGATTGTTTTGTTTTCAGTTCCCTCTGGGAAGGTCTCCCTCTATCATTAATAGAAGCACTTACTGTTAATCTTCCAGTTATATCTGTAGATTGTAAAACCGGACCAAGAGAGGTCTTATGTCCTGAGTTTGATTTTAATAAAACTGTTAATTATCCCTATTTCGGTGAACATGCTATCCTTACCAAACCATTTCCCAATGAACTTTCATTTAAAAATTTAGAAGAATCACCCTTAAATGAATCTGAAAAGATGTTATCAGAAATGATGATTAAAATCATTAAAGATCCTGATTTCAAGGAAAAATATTCAAATACCCGTGAACTAGCCAATAATTTTTCATACAAAAAGATCGTTAAAGAGTGGGAGGAGATTTTACATTAA
- a CDS encoding glycosyltransferase yields MKNNILIIVDTLKIGGGSDKFAAILGTELHEQGYNISYLTLMDGNPKYSFKGDYYTLNESDIYGNNFKRGLDLLRYSSRIKSICEGLKIDTVISAGDPANFQALISSYLFGNKVRLIITQHMNPGIFLDSPLKYRLIKFFYPRADKVVCVSREVEKILNNDYGIENTLTIYNMVDIQKNTRLSMEQLPDKYRSLFERNNPVKGNMGHKIGETSSNHKNLEKNTDHKNHAGNTGNGSKEGNTDYENNEDNTPHKNLAGKPNFNFINIGRFDRQKGQWFLIRSFRQVVDQYKNAQLFILGEGDLRGDLEDLILELDLVENVFLLGDQENVFPFLVNSDCFVFSSLWEGLPLSLIEALSVNLPVISTDCKTGPREILCPELDLDETINYPYLGEHAILTKPFPNEIIFKNLDEVSLIESEQILANIMIKIIGDPDLRKKYAHKELITHNFYKDKIVTQWNKLLK; encoded by the coding sequence ATGAAAAATAATATTTTGATCATAGTTGATACATTGAAAATTGGTGGGGGATCTGATAAATTCGCCGCAATCCTGGGTACTGAATTACATGAACAAGGCTATAATATTTCCTATTTAACCCTGATGGATGGTAACCCCAAATACAGTTTTAAAGGGGATTATTACACTCTTAATGAGAGTGATATTTATGGTAACAATTTTAAACGCGGATTGGATCTTTTAAGATATTCATCCCGAATAAAAAGTATCTGTGAAGGCCTGAAGATTGATACTGTAATTTCCGCGGGTGATCCAGCAAATTTCCAGGCACTCATAAGCAGTTATCTTTTCGGGAATAAGGTTCGCCTCATTATAACGCAGCACATGAACCCCGGAATATTCCTGGATAGTCCTTTAAAATATAGATTAATCAAATTCTTCTATCCAAGGGCTGATAAAGTGGTGTGTGTTTCCAGAGAAGTGGAAAAAATCCTTAATAACGATTATGGCATTGAAAATACATTAACCATATACAATATGGTGGACATCCAAAAAAACACCAGATTATCCATGGAACAATTACCAGACAAATATAGGTCACTATTTGAAAGGAATAACCCGGTAAAAGGAAATATGGGCCACAAAATAGGGGAAACAAGTTCTAACCATAAAAACCTGGAGAAAAATACGGACCATAAAAACCATGCAGGGAATACTGGAAATGGAAGTAAGGAAGGGAATACTGATTATGAAAATAATGAAGACAATACTCCTCATAAAAATCTGGCAGGAAAACCTAATTTTAACTTCATTAACATTGGTAGATTTGACCGGCAGAAGGGGCAATGGTTTTTAATTCGCAGTTTCAGACAGGTGGTAGATCAATATAAAAATGCACAGTTGTTCATTCTGGGTGAAGGAGATTTAAGGGGTGATCTTGAAGATTTAATCCTGGAACTTGATTTGGTTGAGAATGTGTTTCTTTTAGGCGATCAGGAGAATGTTTTTCCCTTCCTAGTCAATAGTGATTGTTTTGTTTTCAGTTCTCTCTGGGAAGGCTTACCCCTGTCATTAATAGAAGCACTTTCAGTAAATCTTCCGGTTATATCCACAGATTGCAAAACCGGTCCCAGAGAAATATTATGCCCGGAACTAGATTTGGATGAGACCATAAATTATCCTTATCTTGGTGAACATGCAATTCTTACTAAACCATTTCCCAATGAAATAATCTTTAAAAATCTTGATGAGGTTTCCCTCATTGAATCTGAGCAAATACTAGCAAATATAATGATTAAAATAATTGGAGATCCAGATCTAAGAAAAAAATATGCCCATAAAGAGTTAATCACCCACAACTTCTACAAGGATAAAATTGTAACTCAATGGAATAAATTACTGAAATGA
- a CDS encoding glycosyltransferase family 4 protein, translating to MKIAVFHNLPSGGAKRALYNHVNYLAKHHEVDVFVPSTANEDYLPLKNIADDIKIFPVKNTRIGILLSSLKYYFHDQISLIDLEKTQKQMADNINSGDYDIVFCEQDQFIVSPFILKYLKKPSIYYCQQPINFRNEIIKILFETAGIKYKNVFGNIHLKLYGRRMVNFDREYMGYSKYTLANSYFSRELILHSYGINSFVSHLGLDTTLFKQIDVPKENFVLSVGQCVPEKGFDFIIKSLSEIDQSQRPEFVIVSDQGNDLWRNYLKDLARKLGVKLKILTMINDDELVTLYNKAKLLVYAPYLEPFGLVPLEAMCCGTPIVAIREGGVRESLIHNKNGILIERDEKLFAKAILDLISDDDMAFKFTKNSKKIVKNYWTLNHSGERLLNHMKRAMEN from the coding sequence ATGAAAATCGCCGTATTTCACAACCTCCCATCTGGTGGGGCAAAAAGAGCACTATATAATCATGTTAATTATTTAGCAAAACATCATGAAGTTGATGTTTTCGTACCATCCACAGCTAATGAAGATTATCTTCCTTTGAAAAATATTGCTGATGATATAAAGATTTTCCCAGTTAAAAATACCCGTATTGGTATTTTATTATCTTCCCTAAAATATTATTTTCATGATCAAATATCGCTTATTGATCTTGAAAAAACTCAAAAACAAATGGCTGATAATATCAATAGTGGAGATTATGATATTGTTTTTTGCGAGCAGGATCAATTTATTGTATCGCCTTTCATTCTGAAGTATTTAAAAAAGCCTTCCATTTATTATTGCCAGCAGCCCATTAATTTTCGTAATGAAATTATTAAGATTCTTTTTGAAACTGCAGGTATAAAATATAAAAATGTGTTCGGGAATATCCATTTGAAACTTTATGGTCGGCGAATGGTCAATTTTGATAGGGAATACATGGGATACTCTAAATATACACTTGCCAATTCCTATTTTAGCAGAGAACTAATTTTACACAGTTATGGTATCAATTCTTTTGTTTCTCACTTAGGATTAGACACGACTTTATTCAAGCAAATAGATGTGCCTAAAGAAAATTTTGTACTATCCGTGGGACAATGCGTACCTGAAAAAGGATTTGATTTCATAATAAAATCTTTATCGGAAATTGATCAAAGTCAAAGGCCGGAATTCGTTATAGTCTCTGATCAAGGGAATGATCTCTGGAGAAATTACCTCAAAGATTTGGCCAGAAAATTAGGAGTGAAATTAAAAATCTTAACTATGATTAATGATGATGAACTGGTTACCTTATATAATAAAGCTAAATTATTAGTTTATGCCCCTTATTTAGAGCCATTTGGTTTGGTACCGTTAGAAGCAATGTGCTGTGGAACTCCAATTGTTGCAATTAGAGAAGGGGGAGTAAGAGAAAGTTTAATTCACAATAAAAACGGAATTCTTATTGAACGAGATGAAAAACTTTTTGCTAAAGCTATCTTAGATTTGATTTCAGATGATGATATGGCTTTTAAGTTTACTAAAAATTCCAAGAAAATCGTTAAAAATTATTGGACATTGAATCATTCAGGGGAAAGATTATTAAATCATATGAAACGTGCCATGGAAAATTAA